A single region of the Demequina sp. genome encodes:
- a CDS encoding glutamine amidotransferase — MRCDVLRFVAFEDLGTWEAEIRAHGYEVRYLEAGIDDPSPLADADLAFVLGAPIDADDEAHYPWLADVRAVLESRMDADLPTVGICLGAQLMSLVRGGEMTRGNREVGWAPLVLTSHAADTPLRHLAGAPVLHWHQDVVSVPDGATLLANSQLNPNQAFSLGRSLALQFHPEADPEMNERWLVGHAGDLQRWGFDLGDLRAQRAEHGDAAAMAGISMVREYLRGL; from the coding sequence GTGCGCTGCGACGTCCTTCGCTTTGTTGCCTTTGAGGATCTCGGCACGTGGGAGGCGGAGATCCGCGCCCATGGATACGAGGTGCGATACCTCGAGGCGGGGATTGACGATCCTTCGCCCCTGGCCGACGCTGACCTCGCCTTTGTGCTAGGCGCACCCATCGACGCGGACGACGAGGCGCACTACCCGTGGCTCGCAGATGTGCGCGCGGTGCTCGAATCGCGAATGGATGCCGACCTTCCCACAGTAGGCATCTGTCTTGGCGCGCAGCTCATGTCCCTCGTCCGTGGGGGCGAGATGACCCGCGGCAACAGGGAGGTTGGCTGGGCTCCGCTCGTTCTCACATCCCACGCAGCTGACACCCCGCTGCGCCACCTCGCGGGGGCGCCGGTGCTGCACTGGCACCAGGACGTGGTCTCGGTTCCCGACGGCGCGACGCTGCTCGCGAACTCTCAGCTCAACCCGAATCAGGCGTTCTCTTTGGGGAGGTCGCTCGCGCTGCAGTTCCATCCTGAGGCGGATCCCGAGATGAACGAGCGGTGGCTCGTGGGCCACGCGGGCGACCTTCAGCGCTGGGGATTCGACCTCGGCGACCTGCGCGCGCAGCGCGCCGAGCACGGCGACGCGGCCGCGATGGCCGGAATCTCGATGGTGCGGGAGTACCTCAGGGGCCTCTAG